The Deinococcus sedimenti genomic sequence CTGGGAGAAGGACGTGATCCTGGAGGGGCTGGAGGCGACGGACGGCCTGATGCCGGTTCCACAGGGGCCGGGGACGGGCGTGACGCTGGACCGGGAGTTCGTGTCACGCGTGGCGGAGGTGCAGGAGGAGTTCCGCGCGTGATCCGCGTGCCACTGGAGGGGCGGGCGTTCCCGCAGTGGAGTCCGCCGGGGTTCGTGATCCGCGAGGTGGTGGACCCGTGGGCGTTCCGGGCGCTGGAGGGGGTGCAGGTGGCCGCGTGGGGCTACGTGGACCGCGAGGTGACGCCGGGCACGCTGTTCCGGATCAGCGGCGTGACGGGCGGGATCGTGCTCGGCGCGTACCCGCGGGATCAGCCGGAGCAGCCTGTGGGGCTGGCGTTCGGCTTCCCGGCGCTGCGGGACGGGGGGATGTGGCATCACTCGCACCTGCTGGCGGTGGACCCGGCGTGTCGGGGGTCGGGGCTGGCGGTAGCGCTGAAGGACGTGCAGCGGCGGCTGGCGCTGGAGCAGGGCCTGACCCGCATGACGTGGACCTTCGACCCGCTGGTGACCCGGAATGCCCGCCTGAACCTGGGGAAGCTGGGGGCGGCCGCGCGGACGTACCTGCCGGACTGGTACGCGCTGGAGGAGGACCGTGCCGGGGCGTTTCCGGCGGACCGCCTGCTGATCGAGTGGGATCTGGCGCGCGGCCCAGTGGAACGCCCGGCCCCGCGACCGGAGGGCCTGCGTGTGCTGGAGGCGCGGGGGGACGCGCCGGGCGCCCCTCTGCCCCTGGAGGGCGAGGTCCTGCTGACCCCGACGCTGCTGGCGGAGGTGCCGCTGCGAGTGGACGTCCTGCCGGAGCCGGTGCGGCGGGCGTGGCGGCTGGCGCTGCGGGAGGTGCTGGGCGGGGCGCTGGCGCGGGGGTTCGTGGTGGTGGATCTGGCGCGCGAGAGGGAGCGGGCCTTTTACGTGCTGCGCCGGGAGGGTTGAGCGGCCACTGTTCAGAACCCCCAGGCCATGTTATGTTATTTACATAAGGAGGTCAGATGTTACATATTGAATTCACCACCGACCTGGGCGCCAAAGTCACCGTGGACGTCGAAAACGCCTCAGCGCTCCTCGACACCCAGCGGCAGTACGGCCGCCTCGGCTGGACCAGCGGCGAAATCCCCAGCGGCGGCTACCAGTTCCCGCTGGAGAACGAACCCGACTTCGACTGGCACCTCATCGGCGCCCGAAAGTGGACCAGCCCCGACGGCGAGGAACTCGTCATCCACAAGGGCCACGCCTACCGTCGCCGCGAACTCGAAGCGGTGGACAGCCGCAAGATGAAACTCCCCGCCGCCGTCAAATACTCCCGCGGCGCGAAGAGTACCGACCCCGAACACGTCCGCGAAAAGAGCGACGGTGAATTCGAGTACGTGACCCTCGCCATCTTCCGCGGCGGCCGCCGCCAGGACCGCTACGCCACCCCAGGCGCCCGCCCCGGCACGCCCACGCAGGCCCCCGCCCAGGCCGCGCGCCCCGCGCCCACCCGTCCGGCCCCCACGCAGGCCCGCCCCGCCCCGACCCGCGCAGACGACGAACCGCCGTTCTGAAGAGGTTGTGGGTCGTGGGCTGTGGGGTGTAGGAACACCACAGGAAAAGGGCACCCCGAACTGGCGGTGCCCTGCGTTCTTTTCCCACTCCCTACTGCCCACTTCCCACTGCCCGTTCAATCACCGAGCGCACGTCGGCGGGCTGCCAGCCTTCGGGTTTGAGGATCTTCCCGTCGGCGCGGCGCGGGCCGCTGGCCTTGGTCAGGTTCGCGCGGTGGACCTCGGCGAACACGGCGTCGGCATCCAGGCCCAGGCGGTCGAAGGCGCCGTAGGTGACGTACAGCAGGTCGGCCAGTTCATGCGCCAGGGCGGTCAGGTCGCCAGGAGCCAGGGTCTCCCCGGCGTCCAGTCGGGCGGCGAGGACCTGGAATTCGGCGTCCACCTCGGCCGCCTCCTCCTGGATGAGGGTGCGGCGCAGCGTCAGCAGGGCGCGGTCGGGGGGCGTGGGGGTGTCGCGGCGGTCCTCGCCGATGGCGTCGTGGAAGTCACGCAGGTGGCGGGCATTCGTCTTGGGGGCCTGACGGGTCATCCGGCCATGCTAGCGGCCCGGCCACAGGAAGCGGCTGCCTCCGAGGTCCGCGTCGGTGACGGTCACGCGGGTGAAGCGGCCGACTGGCCGGGGCACAGTGAGATTCAGCTCCACGCGGCGGCACACGCGTTCCCGCAAGCCGCACACGAACAGCGGGCCGCGCAGCCGCCACTCGCCGGCCGCCGGAGCGGGCACCGTCAGCCGGACCGGCAACAGCAGCCCGAAGGACTCCGGGTGCGTGAGGCTGACCGGGCCGCCCAGCCGCACGGGCAGGGGCGCGCGGCCCGGGACGTGCAGGGCCAGGGTGCTGGGCGCCTCCCGGTTCACGAGCAGGCCGCGCAGATCGAAGCGGACCTCCACGGTCACGGGCGCCGCGCCCGCCACCCCTGCCAGGGCGGTGAGGATCAGGGGCAGCATCACGCGCATGCCTGTCAGGGTAGACGGGCCGCCGCGCACAGATTGTAGCCACGACCCGCCCCGCCCCGGAGGTGAGGTCCGGGGCGGGTCGTGTGTGGTGCCGTTGGATCAGGTTGCGGGCCTTGCACCCGCGGCGCGCTGACCGTGTGGTCCGCGACCTGCTCGCGCGCCCGTTGGTGAAGAGGTGGGCGTCTCCCTCTTGGCCCCTCGCCCCCGTGGGGACGACCTCACCAGGCCGAGGCGAAGTATGCCGCGCCAGTGTCAGCGCTGCATGTGCCGGATCTACAGGTGGCCTTAAGCGAAATGGCGCAGTGGGAACACTGTTCTAGACGTCACAAAGCAGCGTGGGCCTACAGTTCCACGACGTGGTATCCGTACGCGTTGATGACCCGCGCGCCGCTCTCGGGGTCCAGGTACTCCAGTTTCTTCCCCTCGTACTCGTGGATGTGCCCGTGCACGACCAGCCTGGGCTGGCGGCGGGCCATGAACGCGCTGATGTCCGGGCAGCCCCGGTGCGCGTAGTCGCTCCCGGCGTGCGGGCCGGTGGGGGGCGCGTGCGTCAGCAGGACGTCCACGCCGCGCCGCGCCTGCCACGCCAGCCGCCCCAGTCCCCAGCGGGCCTGCGTGGGCGTGTACTGCCCCTCGCCATCCGTGCGGTAGCGGGGTACGCCGCCCCACCCAGCGATCCGCAGGCCCGCCTCCTCGATCACGCGGCCATGCGCGGCAATCACGCCGCGCGGGGGAATCCGGCCGTCGCCCTCGTTCACGTACTCGTTCTCGTGGTTGCCGTGCACGTAGATGATCGGCACGGTGAGTTTCGTCGCCAGGAACTCCAGGTAGTAGCCGGGCAGGTCCCCGGCGGCCAGCACGGCGTCCACCGCGGGCACGCCCTGCGGGAACGCGGAGCGGTACACGAACGGGTGGACGTGATCCGCCAGCACCATGACGCGCTTCCCCAGCGGGGCGCGGGACAGGGGGGGCAGGGCGGGCGGCGTCATGGTCAGGGTGGGGGTGGTCCGAGTCGGCCGGACCGGGGGGACTGCAAGTGATGGACGAGTGTACCCCCGCGCGGCACTCCGGGGAGAGGGGTCGCTAGAGCAGGTCTCCGAATTCCGGCATCAGAACCACAGATTTCTGATGCCTCCATTCTCCGTCCTGCTCAGCCAAATTCACTCGCTCCACTCGGCTATAAAGAACCCATCTTTATGGCAAATGCTCTAGCGTGCGGGCGTGCCGGTCCTCCAGACGCCCCGCCTGCTGCTGCTGCCCCTGTCCCGCGCGGTGATCACGCGCCGCCTGGAGTCCGACGCGTTCACGCTGCCCCTGCCCGGTCCGGACGGGCCTCTGGACGTGCGGTTCGGGCCGGAGTGGCCGGGCGATCCGCTCCCCGTCTTTCCGGGGATGCTGGCGGCACTGACCGGAGATGAATCGGAGGTCGCGGGGTCGTTCATCGCCGTGCGCCGGGACACCGGGGAGGCGGTCGGGATGCTGGGAACGAAAGGGCCGCCATCGCCGGAGGGGGCGCAGGAGATCGGGAACGGCTTCAACCCGGCGGTGTGGGGCCAGGGCCTCGCCACCGAGGGGGTGGGCGCGCTCGTGACGCATCTGCACGCGCAGGACGTGCGGGTCGTGACCGCCGAGACCGCCGTGGGCAATCCGGCCAGCGCGCGGGTCCTGTCGAAGCTGGGTTTCCGGCAGTTGGGCCGCGGGCACAGCGACGTGGATGGCCCGCTGATCCTGTGGGCGCACGTCGCCATCTCAGCAGCACCGCATGACCACCGCCCGGCATGAATATGCAGCTGAATACTCAGGGCGTCTCATCTGGACGCGCCGCGCGGAAATAATGTTGCAGGCGTGAGGCATACCGCCCCGGACCCCTTAGGCTGGAGTGCATGAACCTCTCGATCCTGGGTATCCCGATGGACCTCGGCGCGGGCCGCCGGGGCGTGGACATGGGCCCGTCCGCGCTGCGCAACGCTCACCTGACCCGCGCGCTGCGCGACCTCGGCCACAGCGTCACCGACCTGGGCGACGTGCGCGTGGACTTGCCCGAGAGCGTCGACAAACTGGCAGAGGGGGGCATGGTGTTCCTGGAGTCCATCCTGGACGCCTGCCAGGGCACCCGCGACCGCCTCGCGGCGCTGCCCGCGGACACCTTCCCGCTGACGATCGGCGGGGATCACAGCGTTAGCATGGGCACCGTGACGGGCAACGCGCTGCGCGGCACCCCGTCGGGCGCGCGGATGGGCCTGATCTGGGTGGACGCGCACACCGACTACAACACGCCGGGCAGCAGCCCCAGCGGCAACATTCACGGCATGCCGGTCGCGCACCTGACCGGGCTGGGCGACCCGCGCCTGACCGGGCTGGGCGGCGGCTGGCACGTCCGCCCCGAGGACATCGTCATGATCGGCATCCGCAGCGTGGACCCCCATGAACGCGACCTGCTGCGCGAGGCGGGCATCAAGGCGTACACCATGAAGGACGTGGACCAGCTGGGCATCACCCGCATCCACGAGGAGACGCTGGAGCGCCTGAGCGGCACGGAGCGGCTGCACGTGTCCTTCGACGCGGACGCGCTGGACCCCAGCGTGTGCCCCGGCGTGGGCACGCCCGTCCCCGGCGGCCTGACGTACCGCGAGGGCCACCTGCTGATGGAACTGCTGTCCGAGTCGGGCCGCGTGACGAGCATGGACATCGTGGAGGTCAACCCGATCCTGGATACCCGCAACCAGACGGCGGAGGTCATGGTGGGCATGGCCGCCAGCCTGCTCGGGCAGCGCATCCTCTGATCCTCTCCCCTATCCGGCCCCTGCCCCGCCCCGCGCGCGGCGGGGGCTTTGTGCATCGGCTCTCGACGGCCCCCCGCGTGGCGTGACATCCTGCGCGTCATGGTTGTCCTGCCCATCCGTTTCGAGCGCAGTCCCCGCCTGCACCCCATGCTGAGCGAGGTCGCGCACCCGGTGGGCACCCGCGTGGTCGTGCAGGGCAAGCGCGGCCCCGAGGTCGCCACCGTGCGCGGCGATCCCACGCCCCCCCAGTCGCAGGAGCGCTACGGCGCGGTCCTGCGCGCCGCGAGCCCCGAGGATGTGAGCCGCTGGGAGGACCTGCACCGCACCGGTGA encodes the following:
- the rocF gene encoding arginase produces the protein MNLSILGIPMDLGAGRRGVDMGPSALRNAHLTRALRDLGHSVTDLGDVRVDLPESVDKLAEGGMVFLESILDACQGTRDRLAALPADTFPLTIGGDHSVSMGTVTGNALRGTPSGARMGLIWVDAHTDYNTPGSSPSGNIHGMPVAHLTGLGDPRLTGLGGGWHVRPEDIVMIGIRSVDPHERDLLREAGIKAYTMKDVDQLGITRIHEETLERLSGTERLHVSFDADALDPSVCPGVGTPVPGGLTYREGHLLMELLSESGRVTSMDIVEVNPILDTRNQTAEVMVGMAASLLGQRIL
- a CDS encoding single-stranded DNA-binding protein — encoded protein: MLHIEFTTDLGAKVTVDVENASALLDTQRQYGRLGWTSGEIPSGGYQFPLENEPDFDWHLIGARKWTSPDGEELVIHKGHAYRRRELEAVDSRKMKLPAAVKYSRGAKSTDPEHVREKSDGEFEYVTLAIFRGGRRQDRYATPGARPGTPTQAPAQAARPAPTRPAPTQARPAPTRADDEPPF
- a CDS encoding metallophosphoesterase family protein: MTPPALPPLSRAPLGKRVMVLADHVHPFVYRSAFPQGVPAVDAVLAAGDLPGYYLEFLATKLTVPIIYVHGNHENEYVNEGDGRIPPRGVIAAHGRVIEEAGLRIAGWGGVPRYRTDGEGQYTPTQARWGLGRLAWQARRGVDVLLTHAPPTGPHAGSDYAHRGCPDISAFMARRQPRLVVHGHIHEYEGKKLEYLDPESGARVINAYGYHVVEL
- a CDS encoding acyl-CoA acyltransferase, with the protein product MPLEGRAFPQWSPPGFVIREVVDPWAFRALEGVQVAAWGYVDREVTPGTLFRISGVTGGIVLGAYPRDQPEQPVGLAFGFPALRDGGMWHHSHLLAVDPACRGSGLAVALKDVQRRLALEQGLTRMTWTFDPLVTRNARLNLGKLGAAARTYLPDWYALEEDRAGAFPADRLLIEWDLARGPVERPAPRPEGLRVLEARGDAPGAPLPLEGEVLLTPTLLAEVPLRVDVLPEPVRRAWRLALREVLGGALARGFVVVDLARERERAFYVLRREG
- a CDS encoding GNAT family N-acetyltransferase → MPVLQTPRLLLLPLSRAVITRRLESDAFTLPLPGPDGPLDVRFGPEWPGDPLPVFPGMLAALTGDESEVAGSFIAVRRDTGEAVGMLGTKGPPSPEGAQEIGNGFNPAVWGQGLATEGVGALVTHLHAQDVRVVTAETAVGNPASARVLSKLGFRQLGRGHSDVDGPLILWAHVAISAAPHDHRPA